A stretch of Lathyrus oleraceus cultivar Zhongwan6 chromosome 6, CAAS_Psat_ZW6_1.0, whole genome shotgun sequence DNA encodes these proteins:
- the LOC127095752 gene encoding uncharacterized protein LOC127095752 produces MWGYVDGTSVKPTKKKDEAKYAKELETWDVSNLKILTWINNSVSQSIGVQLEKYNTTKKVWDHLKRLYAQSNFAKRYQLESDIRALKHNNMTIQEFYSAMTNLWDQLAIIESTGFKVIKAYTDQREE; encoded by the coding sequence ATGTGGGGCTATGTTGATGGAACCTCGGTTAAACCTACCAAAAAAAAGGATGAAGCAAAATATGCAAAAGAGTTGGAAACATGGGATGTTAGTAATTTGAAGATTCTTACTTGGATCAATAATTCAGTTTCTCAGTCAATAGGCGTGCAACTAGAAAAATATAATACTACTAAGAAGGTTTGGGACCATTTGAAACGTTTGTATGCTCAATCTAATTTTGCAAAACGATATCAATTGGAGAGTGACATTAGAGCTCTCAAACATAATAATATGACTATTCAAGAATTCTATTCAGCAATGACTAATTTGTGGGATCAATTGGCTATTATAGAATCGACTGGATTTAAAGTTATCAAAGCTTACACTGATCAAAGAGAAGAGTAG